The proteins below come from a single Microtus ochrogaster isolate Prairie Vole_2 chromosome 8, MicOch1.0, whole genome shotgun sequence genomic window:
- the LOC101992676 gene encoding RNA-binding protein 4B isoform X3, which translates to MVKLFIGNLPREATEQEIRSLFQQYGKVLECDIIKNYGFVHIEDKTAAEDAIRNLHRYKLHGVNINVEASKNKSKASTKLHVGNISPTCTNQELRAKFEEYGPVIECDIVKDYAFVHMERAEDAVEAIRGLDNTEFQGGMCVG; encoded by the exons ATGGTGAAGCTGTTCATTGGAAATCTGCCCCGGGAGGCCACAGAGCAAGAGATCCGCTCACTCTTCCAGCAGTACGGGAAGGTGCTGGAATGTGACATCATTAAGAACTATGGCTTTGTGCACATAGAGGACAAGACGGCCGCTGAGGATGCCATACGCAACCTACACCGCTACAAACTGCACGGAGTGAACATCAATGTGGAAGCCAGCAAGAATAAGAGCAAAGCTTCAACCAAGTTACATGTGGGCAACATCAGTCCCACTTGTACCAACCAAGAGCTTCGGGCCAAGTTTGAGGAGTATGGCCCAGTCATTGAATGTGACATCGTGAAAGATTATGCCTTTGTACACATGGAGCGGGCAGAGGATGCAGTGGAGGCCATCAGAGGCCTTGACAACACAGAGTTTCAAG GTGGGATGTGTGTGGGCTGA
- the LOC101992676 gene encoding RNA-binding protein 4 isoform X2: MVKLFIGNLPREATEQEIRSLFQQYGKVLECDIIKNYGFVHIEDKTAAEDAIRNLHRYKLHGVNINVEASKNKSKASTKLHVGNISPTCTNQELRAKFEEYGPVIECDIVKDYAFVHMERAEDAVEAIRGLDNTEFQGKRMHVQLSTSRLRTAPGMGDQSGCYRCGKEGHWSKECPIDRSGRVADLTEQYNEQYGAVRTPYTMSYGDSLYYNNTYGALDAYYKRCRAARSYEAVAAAAASAYNYAEQTLSQLPQVQNTAMASHLTSTSLDPYNRHLLPPSGAAAAAAAAAACTAASTSYYGRDRSPLRCATGPVPTVGEGYGYGHDSELSQASAAMRNSLYDMARYEREQYADRARYSAF, from the exons ATGGTGAAGCTGTTCATTGGAAATCTGCCCCGGGAGGCCACAGAGCAAGAGATCCGCTCACTCTTCCAGCAGTACGGGAAGGTGCTGGAATGTGACATCATTAAGAACTATGGCTTTGTGCACATAGAGGACAAGACGGCCGCTGAGGATGCCATACGCAACCTACACCGCTACAAACTGCACGGAGTGAACATCAATGTGGAAGCCAGCAAGAATAAGAGCAAAGCTTCAACCAAGTTACATGTGGGCAACATCAGTCCCACTTGTACCAACCAAGAGCTTCGGGCCAAGTTTGAGGAGTATGGCCCAGTCATTGAATGTGACATCGTGAAAGATTATGCCTTTGTACACATGGAGCGGGCAGAGGATGCAGTGGAGGCCATCAGAGGCCTTGACAACACAGAGTTTCAAG GCAAACGAATGCACGTGCAGTTGTCCACCAGCCGACTTAGGACTGCGCCCGGGATGGGAGACCAGAGCGGCTGCTATCGGTGCGGGAAAGAGGGGCACTGGTCCAAAGAGTGTCCAATAGATCGTTCGGGCCGCGTGGCAGACTTGACTGAGCAATATAATGAGCAATATGGAGCAGTGCGTACGCCTTACACCATGAGTTATGGGGATTCATTGTATTACAACAACACGTACGGAGCGCTCGATGCCTACTACAAGCGCTGCCGTGCTGCCCGCTCCTATGAGGCAGTGGCAGCTGCAGCTGCCTCTGCATATAACTATGCAGAGCAGACTCTGTCCCAGCTGCCACAAGTCCAGAACACAGCCATGGCCAGTCACCTCACCTCCACCTCTCTCGATCCCTACAATAGACATCTGTTGCCACCTTCAGGagctgctgctgcagcagctgctgctgctgcttgtacTGCAGCTTCTACTTCATATTACGGGCGGGATCGGAGCCCCCTGCGTTGCGCTACAGGCCCAGTCCCCACTGTTGGAGAGGGCTACGGTTACGGGCATGACAGTGAGTTATCCCAAGCTTCAGCAGCCATGCGGAATTCCCTGTACGACATGGCCCGGTATGAGCGGGAGCAGTATGCGGATCGGGCGCGGTACTCAGCCTTTTAA
- the LOC101992676 gene encoding RNA-binding protein 14 isoform X1, with the protein MKIFVGNVDGADTTPEELAALFAPYGTVMSCAVMKQFAFVHMRENAGAVRAIEALHGHELRPGRALVVEMSRPRPLNTWKIFVGNVSAACTSQELRSLFERRGRVIECDVVKDYAFVHMEKEADAKAAIAQLNGKEVKGKRINVELSTKGQKKGPALAIQSGDKTKKPGAGDTAFPGTGGFSATFDYQQAFGNSTGGFDGQARQPTPPFFGRDRSPLRRSPPRASYVAPLTAQPATYRAQPSVSLGAAYRAQPSASLGVGYRTQPMAAQAASYRAQPSVSLGAPYRGQLASPSSQSAAASSLGPYGGAQPSASALSTYGGQAAAASSLNSYGAQGSSLASYGNQPSSYGAQAASSYGVRAAASSYNAQGAASSLGTYGAQAASYGAQSAASSLAYGAQAASYNAQPSASYSAQSAPYAAQQAASYSSQPAAYVAQPATAAAYASQPAAYAAQATTPMAGSYGAQPVVQTQLNSYGAQASMGLSGSYGAQSAAAATGSYGAAAAYGAQPSATLAAPYRAQSASLAASYAAQQHPQAAASYRGQPGSAYDGTGQPSAAYLSMSQGAVANANSTPPPYERTRLSPPRASYDDPYKKAVAMSKRYGSDRRLAELSDYRRLSESQLSFRRSPTKSSLDYRRLPDAHSDYARYSGSYNDYLRAAQMHSGYQRRM; encoded by the exons ATGAAGATCTTTGTGGGCAATGTCGACGGGGCGGATACGACGCCGGAGGAGCTGGCAGCCCTCTTCGCGCCCTACGGCACGGTCATGAGCTGCGCCGTCATGAAACAGTTTGCCTTCGTGCACATGCGCGAGAACGCTGGCGCGGTGCGCGCCATCGAGGCCCTGCATGGCCATGAGCTGCGTCCAGGTCGCGCGCTCGTGGTGGAGATGTCGCGCCCAAGGCCCTTGAACACTTGGAAGATTTTCGTGGGCAATGTGTCGGCTGCATGCACAAGCCAGGAATTGCGCAGCCTCTTCGAGCGCCGTGGACGCGTCATCGAGTGTGACGTGGTTAAAG ACTACGCGTTTGTTCacatggagaaggaagcagatgccAAAGCCGCCATCGCGCAGCTCAACGGCAAGGAAGTGAAGGGCAAGCGCATCAACGTGGAACTCTCAACCAAGGGGCAGAAGAAGGGGCCTGCCCTGGCTATCCAGTCTGGGGACAAGACCAAGAAACCAGGGGCTGGGGATACAgcattccctggaactggtggCTTCTCTGCCACCTTCGACTACCAACAGGCTTTTGGCAACAGCACTGGTGGCTTTGATGGGCAAGCCCGTCAGCCCACACCGCCATTCTTTGGTCGCGACCGCAGCCCCCTGCGCCGTTCACCTCCTCGAGCCTCTTATGTGGCTCCTCTGACGGCCCAGCCAGCCACCTACCGTGCCCAACCCTCAGTGTCACTGGGAGCTGCCTATAGGGCCCAGCCTTCTGCCTCTTTGGGTGTTGGTTATCGGACTCAGCCCATGGCAGCCCAGGCAGCCTCTTACCGTGCTCAGCCCTCTGTCTCCCTTGGGGCCCCATACAGGGGTCAGCTGGCTAGCCCTAGTTCCCAGTCTGCTGCAGCTTCCTCTCTTGGCCCATATGGTGGAGCGCAGCCCTCAGCCTCAGCCCTTTCCACCTATGGGGGTCAGGCAGCTGCAGCTTCTTCGCTTAACTCCTATGGGGCTCAGGGATCCTCCCTCGCCTCCTATGGTAACCAGCCATCCTCTTACGGCGCCCAAGCTGCCTCTTCCTATGGGGTTCGTGCGGCTGCTTCTTCCTACAACGCACAGGGAGCAGCTTCTTCCCTAGGTACCTATGGAGCTCAGGCAGCCTCCTATGGTGCCCAATCTGCAGCCTCCTCACTGGCCTATGGAGCCCAGGCAGCCTCTTACAATGCCCAGCCCTCAGCCTCTTACAGTGCCCAATCTGCCCCTTATGCTGCCCAACAGGCTGCTTCCTATTCTTCCCAGCCTGCTGCTTATGTGGCACAGccagccacagctgctgcctATGCTAGCCAGCCAGCTGCTTATGCTGCACAAGCTACTACCCCAATGGCTGGTTCCTATGGGGCTCAACCAGTTGTTCAGACCCAGCTGAATAGTTATGGGGCTCAAGCATCAATGGGCCTGTCAGGCTCATATGGAGCTCAGTCTGCTGCTGCGGCCACTGGTTCCTATGGTGCAGCAGCTGCCTATGGGGCTCAGCCATCTGCCACCCTGGCAGCTCCTTACCGCGCTCAGTCAGCCTCTTTGGCTGCTTCGTATGCTGCTCAGCAGCATCCCCAGGCTGCTGCCTCCTACCGTGGCCAGCCCGGCAGTGCCTACGATGGGACAGGCCAGCCGTCAGCAGCATACCTGTCTATGTCCCAGGGGGCCGTTGCCAACGCCAACAGCACCCCGCCGCCCTATGAGCGTACCCGCCTCTCCCCACCCCGGGCCAGCTACGACGATCCCTACAAAAAGGCTGTCGCCATGTCAAAAAG GTATGGTTCCGACCGGCGTTTAGCCGAGCTCTCTGATTACCGCCGTTTATCAGAGTCGCAGCTTTCGTTCCGCCGCTCGCCGACAAAGTCCTCGCTGGATTACCGTCGCCTGCCCGATGCCCATTCCGATTACGCACGCTATTCGGGCTCCTATAATGATTACCTGCGGGCAGCTCAGATGCATTCTGGCTACCAGCGCCGCATGTAG